The sequence atatttgtatggttatatatatatatatatacgatatatatatatctataaatatatttatatttttatacattttatatttatatagaatattaaaaaaaacaagatatatatatatatttatttaacgagcaaaatatattttggtatacgaactattggtaaaatatcatattggtacacgaaatattgaaaatggctTAATTGGTACATGTTCCAAATAAAAGGTCAATTTTAttcataatataaattaatattatattggttaattttaaaatatcatatttagtcCTACATGCatattatttattgattttgtggttttattaatatataatttatatcaatttttttaaatggataATTATTTACATTGATAGAAAAAATATCACTtcgttatatattatttatattttaaatatataaataatttattaatgagtatttttttattaataaattatttaaattttaaaatataaattatttattaatgagtgtttttttattaataaattatttatatttttaaaatataataatttattaatgagtaTTCTTAGTCTTACatgcatatgatttatttattgagtttgtggtttattaatatatatatatatatatatatatatatatatatatattactttttaataaatatgatattttaaaattaatcaatataatattaattcatattaagggtaaaattgacctTTTATTTGGACCATGTACCAATTAAGTCAGTTTCAATAGTTTGTGTACCAATATGACATTTTACCAATATTTCGtgtactaaaatatatttttctctttaaataaataaataaatgtatatatatatcttgtttttttaatcttctatataaatataagatatataaatatatttatagatatatatcatatatatatatacacgatatacaaatatatatcgtatatataaatatattatatacaaatatatatatatatacctttaTATATAGACGAtatactatataaatatatatatgtatataaatatataaataatgccATGTAGGCAGCGTCCGCCACAAGATGTAGAGGACGCTGCCCACATGGCACCGTCTGCCACTATGTGTGGCGGATGCTCGATTAAAAAAATCAAGCGTTTGCCATTTACATTGACGttttacattatttttgttattactccaatttcacattatttttgaaattaaaacttttgtttacattaaaaataaaaaaaaccctaTGAAATATACAATTTGCACCAAACTCCATTGGGGGAAGTTCTTAGCTGGACAGTGGACTGTCCATATGCCCAAATCAACGGTCATGAGATGATCTGCAGATCAATCTCAATCGTTAGATCTACCCTTGAGGTAGCAACCCCAAAGCAGCATCTCGATTGGATTGATTTATATTCTGATTCCAATCAACAAATTACAAACCAAAACCTTCACGTCATGTGAACATAAATTGATCTAAACCTAAGAAACATATATAACTTGAATTCAATTAATGTGAAAAGTTTAGTAAATTCCACATGATGATCATATACTAGTGTCTTTGATTTACATGCATGATTCGAACAAATTTAGGGTAGGTTAGATTCTACCCCATGAGGTAGATGTCAATCACTGGTTGGTTCAAATCATGTGGGTCCCACTGAATTATATGGAGCTCACATGATTTGAACAAATAAGATACATACACCTGTCCAGCTTTGTCTACGCTAGCACATGGGCAGTGCCCATGTGCTGCATCCAATGACCCAtctttttttgaatttgatttgatcTCATTTTAAAtgagatcatatcaaatccaaaaaaaacATGAATCGTTGGATCCCCATTCGGACACTACCCGAATGGGGTAGCATAGACAAAACCCACCTGTCCCATGGGTAATACTCATGAGCTAGGTTGAAATTTTTCCAAATTTAGGTAGTgcttgcaacctctaaaaataagtgattatgaagatTTTCTTCACAAACCTTATAAAACAAGGCTCTACATATTCGATTCAAGAATACGAGAAACGGTCTGGAATGCGACTGCTCCGAACACTCGAATGAACTCATTCCCTTTCGAAATCGCGACATCTCTAACCTTTCTGGACCTCTGAGCATTTCGACATTGATCTATATAATCCATGTGCCCGATTTTAAAAAGGGTGAGCCCCACCCCCAAGGGCCCCACACAGAGCCGCCCCAAGCCCCGACGTGAAGGGAGGTAAATCAGGGTTATGCCTGGCCAGGTAAGTACCCAAGGAGAGGAAGGCTCGCAAGCGCGATAAACAAGGCCAAATACACCTTTTACGGGATTTGAATACTCGTCACCTTCTTTTTCACCAAGGCCTTTGCCAGTTCAGCTGTGCCCCTGGGGGCCCGTGTGCCCGATTTTAAGATCGTAAGTGGCGTGGGAATAGTGTTTGTGATCTTTAACTTCACCTAAAGCACTTCGAATTATGACCAATAACAGCTGTCGTACCCAACGTCGGGCACATACGTATTGGTAATCGGGCTTCAACGTCGTCTTCGATTGCTTGAGCAGCCTGTTACATTCGAAATCCCAGCTGCCTCAATCACAGCGATCAATATGTTGAACAAATCGGAAGCGGATACGACTCGCGGTTCGGTGTTGAGAACTTGGATGCAGAATTGGTAGTCAATGGGAACTTCTGTGCTAACACACACATCTTTAATAAGGGATGTTGCAGTGGAAGTAGTGCTCGCAACTTTGGGCATTATTGAGGAGGAAATTAGAATTAGAATTAGAAGTGTCAATGCGAGAAAGGTCATAGCTAGGGCTGGGTACGGTACGGTATATCGTACCGAACTACGATACCGTATATCGTACCGGTATGAAGAAATTCATACCGGTACCATACCGTAAATTCGGTATACTTATACCGGATACCGTGccggaaataaaaaaaaattcggtataccgaaaattttcggtataccgtgaaaaaaatttttaaaaaaattcggtatattcggtataccgaaataaaaaattttatataccgataccgataccgataccgaaaatttcattccgtaccaaaattttcggtataccgatttTTCGGTATATTCGATaaatttttcggtacgatatgacGGTATTTTCGGCATTCGGTATTTTTTCCTAGCCCTAGTCATAGCTTTTGAAACATCCAAGCTAGCCATTTTTCTTTTGAATATCATGGGTAACTCTACAATAtgggattatatatatatatatatatatatatatatatatatatatataaaaaggtatgcatatatataatatgggATTATATGCACAAATTTgggttattattatattatgtaaataattgattttattatacTACGATATTGTAATTTCAAATATACAATTGGCTTTATtgccaagaaaataaaaaaaaaactaaaaatatgaTTGATTTACGTTTTTCAGATTCCAGCCCAGCCCCAGTGATAGTAGTTTCAGGAGCCCGATAGGTTTCATATTGGGCCTCATGTTCGATTCACTTAGGCTGCGTTTACCTACGTTGATAGGATTGTGAAGATATAATTTATTAGGTGATTATTAAACTAATTAGATATGATATAGAGtgttatggataaataataatttgtttacTGTGATTGATTACGTGAAGATATAATTTATTAGGTGAAGATATAATTTATTAGGTGATTATTAAACACATTTTTGTCCTTTAACACAGTGTTTGGTTCAATTGATAGGATTATTGAATGCTTATTAAATGAATgataaaaaattgataaataagGATTGATAATTTGTGTTAAAAATAGTAttgtgtttggtttgatttttaggaataagattaaataatgatttaaaattttttgccaACAATACCATTTATATCTTATTGGATGAGTGATTTTTAGATTGGAGGGAAAGggtaattatggaatttatgaATAAGATAAAAACAAGGATAAATAATACTAGGGTGAGAGGAGGGTTTAGTTAACTTACTATAAAACAACTTTATTCTTTCTAGGTTAGATTAGCTTGTTTTAATAAAAATCCTACCAAACAAtggattaaataaaaaatcacacACAAACCTACCTAATCCTTTGTACCAAACACTGCGTAAATATAATAGAAATGATTAGAAATAAGGGTATATTAGGAGTTTTCTAATTTTCTTTTCATTTATACAAGTCATAGATTATTTATCCTTAATAAAATTGAGGAttaaaaatcatgctcaaatttaattattaacgGGTCATTGAGtttaggattttttttaaatttttaagtaaacatagaattaattaatattaatagtcTATCATATTTACCTCAAGTAAACGCAACCTTAAAGGATCTAAAGAATATCCAGTAAAAGGGgaagaaaaatagaaaaatgcAAGTAATCCAAAAGCATAATGATTAATCATATTAATAATCAGAAATTATAATATGAAAGACTTTTGGGAGATTGTTCCGTTCATCTTCTCCATTCATCAAATTTCCCAATTCTCATACGAAACCTAACAGCCTGCTGTGGTTTTGCTCTCCTCAATTTCTGAAATCGTAATTTCTAGGTCAATTTTAGCGACCAAATTTGTGGGTTGTTTGTGAATGTGTCTTTTCTATACCTAAACGGGAGGATGAAGTTTTTAACAAGGAAACTTAATTGGATATTTGGTTTGGGGAGAGACGAGGAACAACAGCATGAGGCCGCCACTGGGGCAAGCATTGCATCGGGATCTTCACCGATTGCAGCTGAATTTGCAGCTCAAGGTCATCATGGTCCCCGTAAAGGCTTCAGTGTACCAGTTCAGGTCCCGGTGGAGCGGGCTCCACTGCCTCCCCTTCTTGTACCCTGCCCCGAAGGAGACGGTGGACTTCAGGTTAGTCTGATTAGTAGAAgatatattacattttatgatggttagttgtttttgtttgtgaTAATGTGTTTTTCTTAAAGTTCGTCCAAGTTGAATTGGTAGGATTGGATTGTATActgtatttttaattatttgagtttTGAGAGTATCTGCTCTTACAGGCCTGATTTTCCTGTGTATTAATTCTTCAGTTCTTTAAGACAATGTGCACAtcctttggtttgatgtatGAGATGTGATGATTTTCTGGAGTCTAATTTTTTATGATGCTGAGAATCCATTTGCTTTTACTAGTTTCATGTTGCAAAATGTGACGTTGTGAAGATAAGTTATCACCTGCAGAGTAAGGTtggtttaaaaatttattaaccTTGCTGAATATCTTGTCCTTCTTTACTTGGTACTGTTCCAGCAAGGCCTGTCTTGTTGGTTAATAAGTAACACATACGACTTAAGTTTCCAGTTAGATTTCTGAAAAATGCTGTGgtttatttcttatttatttgacAGTTTCACAAAATAGAGTTGTTTTCTTAATCTTCAGCGGTGTTGATGACTTTAAATAATTGGCAATTGCAGATTGTCGGTAATTTTGGAAAGAGGGTTTAGTTcctttataagatatatatatgaaatatgggAAATCATTATTCTCTTGAATCTTAAGACAAAGGCCAGAACTGTGATTTTCTTTGCATGTGTAAACCAAAGGAAAGGGGTGTTCGTTTGGGGAGAGCCTGATTAGTTATAAATAACATATAAGAATATGATTGAAATTACTAGGAAATACCATTTATTCTTCTGTGAACCAGCTTCTTTGTGTGAAAGTTTTCTTTAGTGGTTTAGATAGAAGCTAAAGGCTAAATAGTAGTATCTGTTTTGCGGTTTCTGAAATGTTGGCTTTCATGGTATGTTATGTGTGGAATTATATTTCTTAAAAAATTGTATCACTTTTTCAACTATCAAGATTAAAATGATGATGTAGGACAGCTTGAGAATGGGTTGATTTTAACAGGAATGGTGGCCCAGAGGCCAAGGCTTGTTAGATGTTCACAGCTAGCATCTGTATTATTTTCGCAGTAATACATTTTTGTATGTTACTTTTGATTACTCGGCAGCAGCAGCAAACATTTAGTTTCCGTTGCTCTTGATTGGATTATATCCTTGAATTTAACTAGAGGTTATTTTTCCTTTACCAAATACCAATGAATGTTAAACATGACAGGCTGCATGCTAATGTTAATGTTAGTTTGTAGATGTCACATAAAATTCATGGAATAAAGTAATTGCCATTCTCAGAATCTTAAAACAAAGGCCATATTTGGTAGATAATAGTGCCCAAAAATTTGTTTCTAGTGAAGTTGATGTTCTTAGCTTGTATGAATGGGAGGGAAGGGGTCGTAATGTCTCAAAGGATGAAGAATGGGAAGGAACCAAGGCTGCATTTGGATGAATGGATTTCAGGGTAAAACATATAAGATGTTTAGTTGAAATCTGCAAAACTTATATGGATAGTCTTCTCCAATTCAACTGCCCACATAAAATGATTTAATCCAAATGTAGTTTTGTGGTAAGAAAACTTGTTTGGAGATTTTAAAAGGTACGCCAATAATTTTATAGTTTAACTGCATGAAGGTTCAAAGAAATGATGTAGGTTATGTAGTCTGTCAGTCACAAAAGATGTTACTTGAGCAGTCTAGTCTGGTGAATAAAAATTGAGACCTGTGTTATGCGTCTTTTTCATTCTGCGTATAACGTGAGCATTCATACGTATTTTACACACCTGGGTACCTCAGAAAAAATGTATGACGGCAAGCCTCAGGCCGAGGCTCGCGCAACCATGATTGTACAATGAACTCCTATACCAAATAATTTGTATTCGTCCTCACTTAAATGAGTTAATATGCGTAGTGATCTTCAATTATATCCAAAAGCAGTAACCTGGTTGTATATATCAGCCGAGATTTtgtatttattattcttttgtTTTAAGTTTTTACTGAATAAAATCTCCATTAATGGGAAGGAACTACCTATATTGTCCTGTATTCCACAACAAGCCTCCAATAGAATATACTGCTAGTTAGAGGACTATGACCAAAGttcatttccaaattttcttaTTTATATGGATGCACGAATTATTTACCTCATCTACTTTTTCTatgatttatttgtttttttatttggaaTGATTATGCTTGTGGTTAGTGACTTGTTTGATATGCGCACCTTATATTGGTTTGTATCCTAATTGCTCAGGGCTTGAATTGGTATGCAAGGCGCCTAAGAATAGATGAAGATGGAGATGTCGCTGATGAGTTTCTTGACGAGGACTCACCAGATATTTCAACTAGCACGGAAGAGCAAAATAGGCCATTGCCAAGATTTAAAGTGAAGTCTATCATGAAGCCGGCAAAAGTGAAGAAACAAGAACTCTTGCGAAATGGTAAGATTCGGCATCTCGTGGAACACCATGGCAGGCTTGAGTGGGTGTAAATGACATTTGTGAAGCAATCAAATTAATGCCT comes from Henckelia pumila isolate YLH828 chromosome 4, ASM3356847v2, whole genome shotgun sequence and encodes:
- the LOC140863104 gene encoding uncharacterized protein, producing the protein MKFLTRKLNWIFGLGRDEEQQHEAATGASIASGSSPIAAEFAAQGHHGPRKGFSVPVQVPVERAPLPPLLVPCPEGDGGLQGLNWYARRLRIDEDGDVADEFLDEDSPDISTSTEEQNRPLPRFKVKSIMKPAKVKKQELLRNGKIRHLVEHHGRLEWV